The proteins below are encoded in one region of Methanoculleus taiwanensis:
- a CDS encoding MBL fold metallo-hydrolase, whose translation MILTLLGTGDAIGTPKIGCGCETCRAAAASGRTRLRTSLLLEAGGRHILIDSSPDLRQQLLRACSPHIDAVLWTHGHYDHFVGYGEFYRVQEMPPVYAPPPVMEYCLQFFHFLPLPPHPVEAYTPFDLFGVSCTFFPVNHPPVYTAGILLEHDGTRIAYTSDTRLDIPEKSRDLLCGVDLLLIDGIAPAGYSIHKHMNYADAVGLAESVGARDYRVVHMSHMVPFGMPKAGYDMECFRW comes from the coding sequence ATGATCCTCACGCTCCTCGGCACCGGTGATGCGATCGGGACACCGAAGATCGGGTGTGGCTGCGAAACCTGCCGTGCGGCCGCCGCATCGGGGAGGACGCGCCTCCGGACGTCGCTGCTTCTCGAGGCCGGGGGGAGGCATATCCTCATCGATTCGTCGCCGGACCTTCGTCAGCAGCTCCTGCGTGCCTGCTCCCCTCACATCGACGCGGTTCTCTGGACGCACGGCCATTACGATCACTTCGTCGGCTACGGCGAGTTCTACCGGGTGCAGGAGATGCCGCCCGTCTACGCTCCCCCGCCGGTGATGGAGTACTGCCTGCAGTTTTTCCACTTCCTCCCGCTTCCGCCGCATCCCGTCGAGGCGTACACCCCCTTCGACCTCTTCGGCGTTTCGTGCACCTTTTTTCCCGTCAACCACCCGCCGGTCTACACCGCCGGCATCCTTCTCGAGCACGATGGCACCCGGATTGCCTACACCTCCGATACAAGGCTCGATATTCCGGAGAAGAGCCGCGACCTCCTCTGCGGCGTAGACCTCCTCCTCATCGACGGCATCGCCCCTGCTGGCTACTCGATCCACAAGCACATGAACTACGCCGATGCCGTTGGGCTCGCGGAGTCGGTCGGTGCCCGGGACTACCGGGTCGTCCACATGAGCCACATGGTGCCGTTCGGGATGCCGAAGGCGGGGTACGATATGGAATGTTTCCGGTGGTAG
- a CDS encoding ATP-binding protein gives MSSQEGSSDVLGIMEILLTAEIFNKNQDLDINDLNPRSRKFFGAGSGGSPEVKRPLLVSEGAIRKVFDSDDAATTAIRKNPFVGYEEFGQRLSITSLDPAAAWFVKKGGASLIEKNPVLAYFFEGKDSVSVSYKDVRGRNFRFEDTKEYLDARVSRVVGESEEMREARDLIIINAPDEIEFSIDRLVCTPRQEEAIQKIGIALENRDFLKARGIYEFGRLLFVGPPGTGKTSLALAMSRELHMPLLEVRLAMVTSQYLGETSKNIDRIFELAKKLSPCILFIDEFDFVAKTRVSDDHGAMKRAVNMLLKNIDQISFVKNGVLLIGATNHPRLLDEAAWRRFDEIVEFPLPDEEMRRQILEKVGSSVDCTCDFSDLAARTEGFSGSDLRMMMKEAIISALMEHRRRIEPVDIEQGLLRVEERNVIRGTGSAYV, from the coding sequence ATGTCAAGTCAAGAGGGAAGCAGCGACGTCCTTGGTATCATGGAGATTCTGCTCACGGCGGAGATCTTCAATAAAAACCAGGATCTCGACATAAACGATCTAAACCCGCGGAGCCGGAAATTTTTCGGTGCCGGCAGCGGAGGGAGCCCGGAGGTCAAGCGCCCCCTGCTCGTGAGCGAAGGGGCGATCCGGAAGGTCTTTGACAGCGACGATGCCGCTACCACGGCGATCCGGAAGAACCCGTTCGTCGGGTACGAAGAGTTCGGGCAGCGTCTCTCCATCACCTCGCTCGACCCCGCGGCTGCCTGGTTTGTCAAGAAGGGGGGGGCCTCTCTCATCGAGAAGAATCCGGTTCTTGCATACTTCTTTGAGGGAAAAGACTCGGTATCAGTCAGCTACAAGGACGTCCGGGGGAGAAACTTCCGGTTCGAGGATACAAAGGAGTACTTGGATGCCCGTGTCTCCCGGGTCGTCGGGGAGAGCGAGGAGATGCGTGAGGCGCGCGACCTCATCATCATCAACGCCCCCGACGAGATCGAGTTCTCCATCGACAGATTGGTCTGCACCCCCCGGCAGGAGGAGGCCATCCAGAAGATCGGCATCGCCCTTGAGAACCGGGACTTCCTCAAAGCCCGGGGGATCTACGAGTTCGGCAGGCTCCTCTTCGTCGGCCCGCCCGGCACCGGGAAGACGAGCCTCGCGCTCGCGATGTCCCGCGAGCTCCACATGCCCCTCCTCGAGGTCAGGCTTGCCATGGTCACCTCCCAGTACCTCGGCGAGACCTCGAAGAACATCGACCGGATCTTCGAACTCGCAAAGAAACTCTCGCCCTGCATCCTCTTCATCGACGAGTTCGACTTCGTTGCAAAGACCCGTGTATCCGACGACCATGGCGCCATGAAGCGGGCGGTCAATATGCTCCTCAAGAACATCGACCAGATCAGTTTCGTGAAGAACGGCGTTCTCCTGATCGGGGCGACGAACCACCCCCGGCTGCTTGACGAGGCGGCGTGGCGGCGGTTCGACGAGATCGTCGAGTTTCCGCTCCCCGACGAGGAGATGCGCCGGCAGATCCTCGAGAAGGTCGGTTCCTCCGTCGACTGTACCTGCGACTTTTCGGATCTCGCCGCACGGACGGAGGGTTTCTCGGGCTCCGACCTGCGGATGATGATGAAAGAAGCGATCATCTCCGCATTGATGGAGCACCGCCGCCGGATCGAGCCTGTCGATATCGAGCAGGGGCTGCTCCGGGTCGAGGAACGGAACGTGATCCGGGGCACCGGCTCGGCGTACGTATGA
- the map gene encoding type II methionyl aminopeptidase — protein MKNEEYDLYREAGALAARALRYGAERVREGAGLLEMVERVEGMVIEEGGALAFPLNVSFNEDAAHDTAAPGDERVFARGDLVKVDLGVHFDGYIADTAMTVDLGDHASLVAASRNALDAAIATVRPGITAGEIGAAIQREIEALGYKPVANLTGHGLGRYDLHAGSNIPNIATTGGPVLEEGMVVAIEPFATTGSGRVTERARAEIFRQTSTKPARLPSAKRILEVARSSRGLPFARRWVHVDKVDIGLASLVRSQTLQSYPVLHDVAGSFVSQAEHTLIVTEDGCTVTTR, from the coding sequence ATGAAGAACGAGGAATATGACCTGTACAGAGAGGCGGGGGCGCTGGCAGCGAGAGCGCTCCGGTACGGTGCGGAGCGGGTGCGCGAAGGAGCCGGGCTCCTTGAGATGGTGGAGCGTGTCGAGGGGATGGTGATCGAGGAGGGGGGAGCGCTTGCATTCCCCCTGAACGTCTCCTTCAACGAGGACGCCGCCCACGACACCGCCGCGCCGGGGGACGAGCGGGTCTTCGCCAGAGGCGACCTCGTCAAGGTCGATCTCGGGGTGCACTTCGACGGTTACATAGCCGACACGGCCATGACCGTCGATCTCGGCGACCACGCATCACTCGTTGCCGCGTCCAGAAACGCTCTCGATGCGGCAATCGCGACGGTACGGCCAGGCATTACAGCCGGTGAGATCGGTGCTGCGATCCAGCGCGAGATCGAGGCGCTTGGCTATAAGCCGGTTGCAAACCTCACCGGCCACGGTCTCGGGCGCTACGACCTCCACGCAGGTTCGAACATCCCGAACATCGCCACCACCGGCGGCCCTGTCCTTGAAGAGGGAATGGTCGTCGCCATCGAGCCGTTCGCCACGACCGGGAGCGGCCGGGTCACCGAACGCGCGCGGGCGGAGATCTTCCGGCAGACATCGACGAAACCTGCCCGTCTCCCCTCGGCAAAACGCATCCTCGAGGTGGCGAGGTCGTCCCGCGGCCTCCCGTTCGCCCGTCGCTGGGTGCACGTGGATAAGGTCGATATCGGCCTTGCGAGCCTTGTGCGATCGCAGACGCTCCAGTCCTACCCGGTGCTGCACGACGTAGCCGGTTCGTTCGTCTCGCAGGCGGAGCATACCCTGATCGTCACCGAAGACGGATGCACCGTCACCACCCGGTAG
- a CDS encoding M24 family metallopeptidase, whose translation MTMLDTAIRDAGACAYVAYGPSADANMRYLTRFTTTDPVVFIKKPGERGMLIVPQMEYERAVRESGAAVLTRSDAGFFEYLKDGASRTEATARMIAGLSGGAVLVPERFPLGLARALEVSVPVILDAGTVEAMRAVKSPEELERIRSVQRATEAAMDRAIALIRGARPVDGVLHRGGEPLTSERVRGEMHSLLFGFGCSAKETIVACGADTALPHHTGSGPLLAGEPIVIDIFPQDEKSGYHADMTRTVVWGEPSVEIREMYEAVRDAHEMASSLVRPGAGGGDLYQRVVEFFRERGYATDTQGFVHSLGHGVGLDVHEQPSLGPVGETLVAGNVVTIEPGLYYKGVGGVRLEDMGAVSPDGFDRFTQYPMELIL comes from the coding sequence ATGACTATGCTGGATACGGCGATCAGAGACGCGGGGGCGTGCGCATACGTCGCGTACGGACCTTCGGCGGATGCGAACATGCGCTACCTGACCCGGTTTACGACGACCGACCCGGTGGTCTTCATCAAAAAGCCCGGTGAGCGGGGGATGCTGATCGTGCCGCAGATGGAGTACGAGCGGGCGGTGCGCGAATCCGGCGCCGCGGTCCTCACCCGGTCCGACGCGGGATTCTTCGAGTATCTCAAGGATGGGGCGAGCCGGACGGAGGCGACCGCCCGCATGATCGCCGGTCTCTCGGGCGGGGCGGTGCTGGTCCCCGAGCGGTTCCCGCTCGGTCTTGCCCGGGCGCTTGAGGTCTCGGTGCCGGTTATCCTCGATGCCGGGACGGTCGAGGCGATGCGTGCGGTCAAATCGCCGGAGGAGCTTGAGCGGATCCGGTCGGTGCAGCGTGCCACCGAGGCGGCGATGGATCGGGCGATCGCGCTCATCCGGGGAGCTCGGCCGGTCGACGGCGTCCTCCATCGCGGCGGCGAACCGCTCACCTCCGAGCGGGTCCGGGGCGAGATGCACAGCCTGCTCTTCGGGTTCGGGTGCAGCGCGAAGGAGACGATCGTCGCCTGCGGCGCCGACACCGCCCTCCCCCACCATACCGGGAGCGGGCCGCTCCTTGCCGGCGAGCCGATCGTCATCGATATCTTTCCACAGGACGAAAAGAGCGGGTACCACGCCGATATGACCCGGACGGTGGTATGGGGCGAGCCGTCGGTCGAGATCCGCGAGATGTACGAGGCGGTGCGTGACGCCCACGAGATGGCGTCGTCCCTGGTTCGCCCCGGCGCCGGTGGCGGTGACCTCTACCAGCGGGTCGTCGAGTTTTTCCGCGAACGCGGGTATGCGACCGACACCCAGGGTTTCGTCCACAGCCTCGGCCACGGTGTCGGGCTCGACGTCCACGAGCAGCCCTCTCTCGGGCCTGTGGGTGAAACGCTCGTCGCCGGCAACGTGGTGACGATCGAACCCGGCCTCTACTACAAAGGGGTTGGCGGCGTCCGCCTCGAGGATATGGGGGCGGTGAGCCCTGATGGCTTTGACCGGTTCACGCAGTACCCAATGGAGCTTATACTATGA
- a CDS encoding radical SAM/SPASM domain-containing protein — MYGRLPYLTNLLLRRVEQILGLTRLVSQPDTIQIEPTTRCNLSCPFCEHSVWSRGGMDLLFSDFVKIVEQFPYLKRIHLQGIGEPLLCRDLLQMVHYCTGRGIAVGTTTNAMLIDESVARQLVASGIDSVTVSFDSSSPSTFERIRRGSCFDTIRRSVQTLVEHRREPGKPRLSFLFTGTTENIHDLPDVVTTAHEWGIGHVFAQEALIFGEDALDQRMTGLKLSENPESTRTVLREAARRATEYGIPFEWFGLRNGGAIGTDIPPYLHGDVRLCRNAFRSCYITVDGYVVPCSCYPDPEKFNFGNILKENFSEIWNGEKYVAFRRAKLSGQAIPLCSECTVPKL; from the coding sequence TTGTATGGACGATTACCATATCTCACCAACCTCCTCCTCCGGAGGGTCGAACAGATACTTGGGCTTACACGACTGGTTTCACAACCGGATACCATTCAGATTGAACCCACAACCCGGTGCAATCTCTCCTGCCCCTTCTGTGAGCACTCTGTCTGGAGCAGAGGAGGAATGGACTTACTGTTTTCAGATTTTGTGAAGATTGTAGAGCAGTTTCCCTATCTGAAGCGAATCCATCTCCAGGGCATCGGGGAACCGCTCCTCTGCAGGGATCTCTTGCAAATGGTGCACTACTGTACAGGCCGCGGCATCGCCGTCGGGACAACAACGAATGCCATGCTTATCGATGAATCCGTTGCTCGTCAGCTGGTTGCATCCGGGATAGATTCGGTGACGGTATCCTTCGATTCATCTTCTCCCTCCACCTTTGAGAGGATCCGGAGGGGCTCTTGCTTTGACACAATCCGTAGGAGCGTGCAGACTTTGGTGGAGCATCGGCGGGAGCCCGGGAAACCACGGCTCTCATTTTTGTTCACGGGGACGACTGAGAATATTCACGATCTCCCGGATGTTGTTACGACGGCGCACGAGTGGGGGATCGGTCACGTCTTTGCCCAGGAGGCCTTAATCTTTGGGGAAGACGCGCTGGATCAGCGCATGACCGGCCTGAAGTTGAGCGAGAATCCGGAGAGCACCAGAACCGTTCTGCGTGAGGCGGCACGACGGGCTACAGAGTATGGAATCCCGTTTGAGTGGTTCGGCCTGCGGAATGGGGGAGCTATCGGTACTGATATTCCCCCGTATCTGCACGGGGACGTGCGGCTCTGCAGAAACGCCTTCAGGTCCTGCTATATCACCGTCGATGGATATGTGGTGCCCTGTTCGTGCTATCCGGACCCTGAGAAGTTCAATTTCGGCAATATTCTGAAAGAGAACTTTTCAGAGATCTGGAACGGTGAAAAGTACGTGGCTTTCCGCAGAGCGAAGCTCTCCGGGCAGGCCATACCGCTCTGCTCCGAATGCACGGTCCCGAAACTCTGA
- a CDS encoding FmdE family protein: protein MEADNAHENRYASFEDLIRFHGHACPGLATGYRASLAAMKALGVERPYDEELVAIAETDACGVDGIQMVTGCTAGKGNLIIRDYGKHVFTFISRESGRAVRVLVCNPDIPEKSEMDDLRGKVFSGGAADEERRRFYELMQVVTERLLTLPEESVVAVREVSVEPPQTARIFASVACACCGESVADAKMRTLDGERVCIPCYEERASGR, encoded by the coding sequence ATGGAAGCAGATAATGCACACGAAAACAGATATGCGTCGTTTGAAGACCTCATCCGGTTCCACGGCCATGCCTGTCCCGGCCTTGCCACCGGCTACCGGGCATCCCTTGCCGCGATGAAGGCGCTCGGGGTCGAAAGGCCGTATGATGAGGAACTGGTAGCGATCGCGGAGACGGACGCTTGCGGCGTGGACGGCATTCAGATGGTCACCGGCTGCACCGCTGGCAAAGGCAACCTGATTATCAGGGATTACGGGAAGCACGTCTTCACCTTCATCAGTCGGGAGAGCGGCCGGGCTGTCCGCGTCCTGGTCTGCAATCCGGATATCCCGGAGAAGTCCGAGATGGACGACCTGCGGGGGAAGGTCTTCTCCGGCGGTGCGGCCGATGAGGAGCGGCGTCGGTTCTACGAACTGATGCAGGTGGTGACAGAGCGGCTCCTCACCCTGCCCGAGGAGAGCGTCGTCGCCGTCCGGGAGGTATCGGTCGAGCCACCGCAGACGGCGCGGATCTTCGCCTCAGTCGCCTGCGCCTGCTGCGGGGAGTCGGTCGCCGATGCGAAGATGCGCACCCTCGACGGCGAGCGGGTCTGCATCCCCTGCTACGAAGAGCGTGCGTCAGGGCGGTAG
- a CDS encoding ABC transporter ATP-binding protein, which translates to MILSVEELRFLYQNRAVLHEIAFTIEPGQTVAVLGPNGVGKTTLLKCLNRILRPKSGSVLLDGENLLGLDTMEIARRVGYVPQRVETGRLTAFDAVLLGRRPHIGWNLAEQDLAIVDAAFKRLSMEHLRLSYIDEMSGGELQKVAIARALVQEPKVLLLDEPTSSLDMKNQVEILATIVQIVRQHNIAAVMTMHDLNQALRFADRFIFMKDGRVHLHGGQEDVTAEVINEVYGLPVIIGELGGMRCVVPERCSVD; encoded by the coding sequence ATGATCCTCTCCGTCGAGGAGCTCCGCTTCCTCTATCAGAATCGGGCTGTACTCCACGAGATCGCGTTCACTATCGAACCGGGACAGACCGTTGCCGTCCTCGGCCCGAACGGCGTCGGAAAGACGACGCTCCTCAAGTGCTTAAACCGGATCCTCCGCCCGAAGAGCGGGTCGGTTCTCCTCGACGGCGAGAACCTGCTCGGCCTCGATACGATGGAGATCGCCCGCCGGGTCGGTTACGTCCCCCAGCGTGTCGAGACCGGCAGACTGACCGCGTTCGATGCGGTGCTTCTCGGCAGGCGTCCGCATATCGGGTGGAACCTCGCCGAGCAGGACCTCGCTATCGTGGATGCCGCCTTCAAGCGGCTTTCGATGGAGCATCTCCGCCTCTCGTATATCGATGAGATGAGCGGCGGCGAACTCCAGAAGGTCGCCATCGCCCGGGCGCTCGTCCAGGAGCCGAAGGTTCTGCTCCTCGACGAACCGACGAGCAGCCTTGACATGAAGAATCAGGTGGAGATCCTCGCGACGATCGTCCAGATCGTCCGGCAGCACAATATCGCGGCGGTGATGACGATGCACGACTTGAACCAGGCTCTCCGGTTTGCCGACCGGTTCATCTTCATGAAGGATGGCAGAGTCCACCTCCACGGCGGCCAGGAGGATGTCACTGCGGAGGTTATCAACGAGGTCTACGGACTTCCGGTGATCATCGGAGAGCTTGGGGGTATGCGGTGCGTCGTGCCCGAGCGGTGTAGCGTTGATTGA
- a CDS encoding FecCD family ABC transporter permease gives MHFADGTVPQDYLAYVRRKHIWLIGGVLVLCVLFVLSISVGAVAIPAYDVFLTLVNGLIDRVNGALHLGIPHLGDIVSHKWDAIVWNIRLPQALAAVVAGVGLSVAGVAMQSILRNPLGSPFTLGISNAGAFGAAFSVIILGAGTMQSSVADAVTINNPYVTTIMAFLFCLLATAMILGISRVKGASPEVMVLAGVALSSLFTAGTMFLQYFADDSQLAAVVFWTFGDVGRATWQELGLMTVVVIGATLFFAANRWNYNAIDAGDETAKGLGVNVERIRLVGMVVAALVSAVIVAFLGVIGFVGLVCPHMVRRVIGDDQRFLIPGSCIMGGILLLASDTAARLIVAPYVLPVAVLTAFMGAPVFIYLLLRGYRR, from the coding sequence ATGCACTTCGCTGACGGGACGGTGCCGCAGGATTACCTCGCCTACGTCCGGAGAAAACATATCTGGCTCATCGGCGGTGTCCTCGTCCTCTGCGTCCTGTTCGTTCTGTCGATATCGGTCGGTGCGGTGGCAATTCCCGCTTACGATGTGTTTCTCACCCTGGTGAACGGCCTCATCGACAGGGTCAACGGGGCGCTTCACCTCGGGATCCCTCATCTCGGCGATATCGTCTCCCACAAGTGGGATGCGATTGTCTGGAATATCCGGCTTCCCCAGGCACTCGCGGCGGTCGTCGCCGGCGTTGGACTCTCGGTCGCCGGCGTCGCGATGCAGTCGATCCTCAGAAACCCGCTCGGCTCGCCGTTCACCCTCGGGATCTCGAATGCCGGTGCGTTCGGTGCCGCCTTCTCGGTGATCATTCTCGGCGCCGGTACCATGCAATCGAGCGTTGCGGACGCCGTCACGATCAACAACCCGTACGTGACGACGATCATGGCGTTTCTCTTCTGCCTCCTCGCGACGGCGATGATCCTCGGCATCTCGAGGGTCAAGGGTGCGTCGCCGGAGGTTATGGTGCTCGCGGGCGTCGCGCTCTCGTCGCTCTTCACCGCAGGGACGATGTTCCTCCAGTACTTCGCCGACGATTCGCAGCTCGCTGCCGTCGTCTTCTGGACGTTCGGCGACGTCGGGCGGGCGACCTGGCAGGAGCTCGGGCTGATGACCGTCGTCGTAATCGGTGCGACGCTCTTCTTCGCCGCCAACCGCTGGAACTACAACGCCATCGATGCCGGTGACGAGACCGCGAAAGGTCTCGGCGTCAATGTCGAAAGGATCCGGCTCGTCGGGATGGTCGTCGCCGCGCTCGTCTCCGCCGTGATTGTCGCGTTCCTCGGCGTCATCGGGTTTGTGGGGCTTGTCTGTCCACACATGGTTCGCCGGGTCATCGGGGACGACCAGCGGTTTCTGATCCCGGGTTCGTGCATCATGGGCGGAATCCTGCTCCTTGCGTCGGATACCGCCGCCCGGCTGATCGTGGCGCCGTATGTCCTCCCCGTGGCGGTTCTCACCGCGTTTATGGGCGCTCCGGTCTTCATCTACCTGCTCCTCCGGGGGTACCGGCGATGA
- a CDS encoding iron ABC transporter substrate-binding protein → MKNYIGITLIGLLLIGMVAVAGCTGEAVTSQEAGSASGTEIAVTDGFGRTVTIPSPAKSVVCSGSGCLRYLVYLQGQDLAVGVDSIEKEDRAMDARAYVHANPQFKDLPLIGEFRGKDDPEKIIGIGPQIVFKTGSTGTAYATSADDAEKLQAKTGIPVVAFPYGSLRNDAEKAEFYSGLRVMGEAIGKQDRAEEIIAYIEATMTDLENRTSNIPESEQKTVYVGGVSSAGAHGIISTEPAYPPFSWVNAKNVAAGMGVAHADVAKEALVDWDPDYIFVDIGTIQMESDGAIGELKNDPALQGLSAVKGDNVYGVLPYNYYSINYGSVLADAYFVGKVLYPDRFADIDPAEKADEIYTFFVGEPVFDGINRQYGGLAFTQIPL, encoded by the coding sequence ATGAAAAACTATATTGGTATTACTCTCATCGGGCTCCTTCTCATCGGCATGGTTGCCGTTGCAGGTTGTACCGGCGAAGCCGTGACGTCGCAGGAGGCCGGCAGCGCGTCCGGAACGGAGATCGCCGTCACCGACGGCTTCGGGAGAACAGTAACGATTCCGTCGCCTGCAAAGAGCGTTGTCTGCTCCGGTTCAGGCTGCCTGCGTTATCTCGTGTACCTGCAGGGGCAGGATCTCGCGGTCGGTGTCGACAGCATCGAGAAGGAAGATCGGGCGATGGATGCCAGAGCCTACGTCCATGCAAATCCGCAGTTTAAGGATCTCCCGCTGATCGGCGAGTTCCGGGGCAAGGACGACCCGGAGAAGATCATCGGCATCGGCCCGCAGATCGTCTTCAAGACCGGCTCGACCGGCACGGCATACGCGACGAGCGCTGATGACGCCGAAAAACTCCAGGCCAAGACCGGTATCCCGGTGGTTGCATTCCCCTATGGTTCTCTTCGCAATGACGCGGAGAAGGCTGAATTCTACAGTGGCCTCAGGGTCATGGGCGAGGCGATCGGGAAGCAGGACCGGGCAGAAGAGATTATCGCCTATATCGAGGCGACGATGACCGATCTCGAGAACCGGACATCCAACATCCCCGAGTCCGAACAGAAGACCGTCTACGTCGGCGGTGTGAGCTCGGCCGGAGCCCACGGCATCATCTCCACCGAACCGGCGTACCCGCCGTTTTCTTGGGTTAACGCAAAGAACGTCGCGGCGGGCATGGGTGTGGCGCATGCGGATGTTGCCAAGGAAGCGCTCGTCGACTGGGATCCGGACTACATCTTCGTCGATATCGGCACCATCCAGATGGAGAGCGACGGCGCGATCGGGGAACTGAAGAACGATCCCGCGCTGCAGGGGCTCTCTGCGGTGAAGGGTGATAACGTCTACGGCGTCCTGCCCTACAACTACTACAGCATCAACTACGGCTCGGTGCTCGCAGACGCCTACTTCGTCGGTAAGGTTCTCTATCCCGACCGTTTTGCCGATATCGATCCTGCGGAGAAGGCTGACGAGATCTACACTTTCTTCGTCGGGGAACCGGTCTTTGATGGAATAAACCGGCAGTACGGTGGTCTGGCATTTACACAGATTCCCCTATGA
- a CDS encoding AI-2E family transporter, with product MTPPTISPPVRLLAIGAGIVILFGGMRAASSILGPLLLAVFLAMVTVPLLRWLERRGLPTAAASGVLIAGLIAASVALAAFVGVAFNQLVEALPAYQEQVQVRLSDLQSMLAASGVDTASLQLFDLLDRGMIIGQLAAFFRSLSTAVFDLVLILIGTGFLLLEASRLSTGIEQRLGPKSPLVGRFRQSSRILIDYVVVRTKVNLITGIGVGALLYALGVDFALLWGLLTFVLSYIPYIGLALAALPAAILAWLELGPLAVVIILVGVTIVNFIAESILFPQMAGEGLDLSPFVVLASVIFWGFILGAAGVFLAVPLTLAVKMLLENWHETRWLATLMSGGDRQEELT from the coding sequence GTGACCCCTCCTACCATCTCCCCTCCGGTCAGGCTCCTCGCTATCGGGGCTGGTATCGTCATCCTCTTCGGGGGGATGCGGGCTGCATCTTCGATCCTCGGCCCCCTCCTCCTCGCCGTCTTCCTCGCCATGGTTACCGTTCCGCTGCTCCGATGGCTCGAACGGCGGGGGCTGCCGACCGCCGCAGCGTCCGGTGTTCTCATCGCCGGGCTGATCGCGGCCTCTGTCGCACTGGCGGCGTTCGTCGGCGTGGCATTCAACCAGCTCGTCGAGGCGCTGCCGGCCTACCAGGAACAGGTGCAGGTCCGGCTCTCTGATCTGCAGTCGATGCTGGCGGCATCCGGGGTCGATACGGCGTCACTGCAGCTCTTCGACCTGCTCGACCGGGGGATGATCATCGGTCAGCTGGCAGCCTTTTTCCGCAGCCTCAGCACCGCCGTCTTCGATCTCGTTCTTATCCTGATAGGAACCGGATTTCTCCTGCTCGAAGCCTCCCGGCTCTCGACCGGCATAGAACAGCGGCTCGGGCCGAAGAGTCCACTGGTCGGACGGTTCCGGCAGTCCAGCCGGATTCTCATCGACTATGTCGTGGTCAGGACGAAGGTCAACCTGATCACCGGGATCGGTGTCGGAGCGCTCCTCTACGCGCTCGGTGTGGACTTCGCCCTGTTATGGGGCCTGCTCACCTTCGTCCTGAGTTACATTCCGTACATCGGCCTCGCCCTCGCTGCCCTTCCCGCTGCAATCCTGGCATGGCTGGAGCTTGGACCCCTCGCCGTCGTGATCATCCTCGTCGGAGTCACCATCGTCAACTTCATCGCGGAGAGCATCCTGTTCCCGCAGATGGCCGGCGAGGGGCTTGACCTCTCACCCTTCGTCGTGCTGGCCTCGGTCATCTTCTGGGGATTCATCCTCGGGGCGGCAGGCGTTTTCCTCGCAGTGCCCCTGACGCTCGCCGTGAAGATGCTCCTTGAGAACTGGCATGAAACCCGCTGGCTCGCAACGCTGATGAGCGGGGGGGACCGGCAGGAGGAACTGACCTAG
- a CDS encoding SpoIIAA family protein, producing MFQRMAGSSGRIIGFRISGTLTAEEARAILVPELHRAIETYHHIHLLLHLDGFKGMTSGAIYEELKSSPEVKHIKRIAIVSDAGTGVLGVRLFGAVLLPTDTRVEYFRSDNLQAAWDWLQEGK from the coding sequence ATGTTCCAACGGATGGCCGGAAGTTCAGGCAGGATCATCGGGTTTCGGATCAGCGGCACGCTCACCGCCGAGGAGGCGAGGGCGATCCTCGTCCCGGAACTGCATCGGGCTATCGAGACATACCACCATATCCATCTGCTGCTGCACCTCGACGGATTCAAGGGGATGACATCCGGGGCAATCTACGAGGAACTAAAGAGTTCCCCTGAAGTAAAGCATATCAAGCGGATAGCCATCGTCAGCGATGCAGGAACCGGGGTGCTCGGGGTTCGGCTCTTCGGAGCCGTCCTCCTCCCCACCGATACCAGAGTCGAGTACTTCCGGAGCGATAACCTGCAAGCGGCATGGGACTGGCTGCAGGAAGGGAAGTAA
- a CDS encoding SpoIIAA family protein, with the protein MIELLHASVGNIIGFRIGGTLTGHDLTGILITDLERVFIEYGVIRLLLEIRDFEGEDPEIALQKAIPDELPGSIERLAVVVPEEEHGTWTETALQSALASAGATVRFFPPGRREEAWDWVAAGGKHTAKVPSISGP; encoded by the coding sequence ATGATCGAACTGCTGCATGCGAGCGTGGGAAACATCATCGGGTTTCGGATCGGCGGAACGCTTACCGGACACGATCTGACCGGAATTCTCATCACGGATCTCGAGCGGGTGTTCATAGAGTACGGGGTGATCCGCCTGCTCCTCGAGATCCGGGACTTCGAAGGCGAAGACCCGGAGATAGCCCTGCAGAAGGCGATACCGGATGAACTGCCCGGGTCTATCGAACGCCTGGCCGTTGTCGTCCCGGAAGAGGAGCATGGTACGTGGACGGAAACGGCACTTCAGTCCGCCCTCGCATCGGCCGGCGCCACCGTCCGGTTCTTTCCGCCCGGGCGGCGGGAAGAGGCGTGGGACTGGGTTGCGGCGGGCGGGAAGCATACGGCAAAGGTGCCGTCGATATCCGGACCTTGA